The sequence AATTCTTTGTCTATAACTTCTTTCAAGTTATTCATCTCTTGTAATAAATCCATTAATTAGTCCTCCAAATAAAAATCATTCTCCAAAATATTTCCTTTATCATCTTTTAGTAATACTTTTACATCCCCTTCAACTTTATTTAAAATATCAAAACAATATTTATAAAGTTCTACCCCTCTCTTGAAATTTTCAAA is a genomic window of Acidilutibacter cellobiosedens containing:
- the xseB gene encoding exodeoxyribonuclease VII small subunit; translation: MNLNNELSFEKALQELKDIVDRMESKDLTLEESFENFKRGVELYKYCFDILNKVEGDVKVLLKDDKGNILENDFYLED